The genomic window TAGGCCTGAAAAGACAACGATTTAAGTCTCGATCTGTTTCCCTGGAAAAAGCTTTTTCTCTCAGTGTTAATCCATTTTTTGGTAAGCTTGGCATTCAAGTTCTTAAAGAAGCAGAATTTATGGAAACTGCTCGCTCATTTCTTTTCGATGTTCCGATTGAATTTGATCTGCCAGTAGGTACCAGTAAGGTTTTAGTGCCGGAATCTGATTTTGCCAGGGCTGAACAGGCCTGTGGATTTAATACCGGGACGACCATATCGCCATTACATGCGGCATTGATTGCCTCTCTGCCAATCAATGAAGGTCGAATGATGCGACCGTTTTTGGTTGAACGCTTAGAAAACAAGGTTGGGGTTGAATTGTTTTATCGCCGGTTGAAAGCTATTTCTCAGCCATTCGCGGGAAAAAGTGTCCAGAATCTGCAACGATTAATGCAGGCAACCGTTAGGTACGGAACAGCTAAAAAGTCATTTGCTCACCTGCGAAAGGTGCGTGGTTCAAGGAATTGGGTTCTAGGAGGCAAAACCGGTTCTTTAGACATGCCGGGACGCCAGGGGCGGTGTGAATGGTTTGCCGGTTATGGTGAAAGTGGTGAGCGCAAGGTTGCGGTTGCCATTGTGCTGGTTCATGGGGAAAAACGGACGATCAGCTCTTCTTATGTGGCGGCTGAAATAATTAAGAATGCATTGCTCAATCCACCCTTAAAAATTGCCAGGACCGAGGATGTAAGTTGATGAAGGATGTCTTCCTTTATCATCCTCTATGGGTTTCAGGTAAGCGTTTCTATGATCTGAAAAGTTATTTTTTTAACCGTTTTCATGACCGGGTATACAAAATTTCGTTGGATGCCGGTTTTACCTGTCCCAGTCGTGATGGAAATTGTACTACTGGTGGATGTACTTATTGTGATGGTCGAGGTTCACTGTTGCGACAACAGGGACAGCTTCCATCAATTACAAAACAACTGGAATATGGTAAAACACTTTATGTCAGGTTAAGAAAGGCCAGAAAATTTATTGCCTATTTCCAGACCGGTACGAACACCTACGCGCCATTAAAACGGCTGCGTAGTTTGTATGATGAAGCCTTGTCAGTTTCCGATGTGGTCGGGTTGGCGATAGGTACCCGCCCCGATGCCATTACCCCGGAAGCGGTTGATTTGCTGGCTGCTTATGCCAAAAACAAGGAAGTATGGCTTGAATATGGTTTGCAGTCCATGCATGAACAAACCCTACTCAGGATTAACCGGGGGCATGGTTTGCAATCGTTTGAGGAGGCAGTGCGGATGGCAGCCGGGTGTGGAGTTAACCTTTGTGTGCATGTTATTCTCGGGCTGCCGGGTGAAACCCCTGAAATGATGCTGGAAACAGCTGATTATGTGGCACAATTGCCGATAAAAGGGATTAAAATCCATTCGTTACTGGTGCTGAAAGGAACATCTTTATATGATGATTATAAGGCCGGACTTTTCTCGCTGATGACCAAGGAAGAATATGCGCGACTGGTGGCCAGGTTTTTGGAGAAGATGCCACCTGAAGTGGTGGTGCAGCGGCTGACAGCGGAGGGATATCGTGATGTCTTTGTGGCTCCATCCTGGGCCAGGAATAAACTTCAGGTTTTACAGCAGATTTCTACTTCATTTGCGGCGCGGGATAGCTGGCAGGGTAAATTTACCGATTTAGTCGGGGATAAATATTGACAGACTTTACCTCCATGTGGTAGATTTATCTCAAGATATGGGCGAAGATTTTGATAGCTTGTAAACTTTGTCGAATTTTGGACGAATAGAGTAACAGGTATTACCAGCAGTAGGACGGTGTCGGTACGAATGGGCGACTATGGTCAGAATGGCTATCAACAAGAAGGAGAGGCAGTTCACGGCAAAAAGTATGGCTGTCGCGAATATTCGCTGGAAATGCAATTGTATCAGTTATGCAAAAAGGTTGAGCGTGAAGATCTAAAGGTTGATGAACGGGACCGGATTGTGAAGAGGATTGCCGAGATAGAAGCAATCCTGGATTTCTGAACGTCAGATATACTTATTAAATACAGGAGCCGGAAATTGAATAGTGGATTGGAACAACTCAATTTTCTTGAAGAG from Pseudomonadota bacterium includes these protein-coding regions:
- a CDS encoding penicillin-binding transpeptidase domain-containing protein, translated to MAMTHAQVMVSSNVYSLGDYDPGAHPVICTDLSALFDPEYFFQASPPVDFCFPRDDALIRVHTSLESTLQHRLTVLLRRYTPLVGAGVVLDPATGAILAMASYRHKSLNADMLAEGKGNYCTYAGFPAASLIKIVTAGAVLEKKDFTSRKKLPVSGRFHTLYKHQLGLKRQRFKSRSVSLEKAFSLSVNPFFGKLGIQVLKEAEFMETARSFLFDVPIEFDLPVGTSKVLVPESDFARAEQACGFNTGTTISPLHAALIASLPINEGRMMRPFLVERLENKVGVELFYRRLKAISQPFAGKSVQNLQRLMQATVRYGTAKKSFAHLRKVRGSRNWVLGGKTGSLDMPGRQGRCEWFAGYGESGERKVAVAIVLVHGEKRTISSSYVAAEIIKNALLNPPLKIARTEDVS
- a CDS encoding TIGR01212 family radical SAM protein (This family includes YhcC from E. coli K-12, an uncharacterized radical SAM protein.), with translation MKDVFLYHPLWVSGKRFYDLKSYFFNRFHDRVYKISLDAGFTCPSRDGNCTTGGCTYCDGRGSLLRQQGQLPSITKQLEYGKTLYVRLRKARKFIAYFQTGTNTYAPLKRLRSLYDEALSVSDVVGLAIGTRPDAITPEAVDLLAAYAKNKEVWLEYGLQSMHEQTLLRINRGHGLQSFEEAVRMAAGCGVNLCVHVILGLPGETPEMMLETADYVAQLPIKGIKIHSLLVLKGTSLYDDYKAGLFSLMTKEEYARLVARFLEKMPPEVVVQRLTAEGYRDVFVAPSWARNKLQVLQQISTSFAARDSWQGKFTDLVGDKY